A region from the Naumannella halotolerans genome encodes:
- a CDS encoding putative quinol monooxygenase → MIFITAKFEVKPEYADDWPEIARSFTEATQAEPGCKWFFWSRSVDDPNIYVLVEAFADGEAGSAHVNSEHFQTAGKELPKYLRITPKVISQTIEQDDWDELGEMSVD, encoded by the coding sequence ATGATCTTCATCACCGCCAAGTTCGAGGTGAAGCCCGAGTATGCCGACGACTGGCCGGAGATCGCCCGCAGCTTCACCGAGGCGACCCAGGCCGAGCCCGGTTGCAAATGGTTCTTCTGGTCCCGCAGTGTCGACGACCCGAACATCTACGTCCTGGTCGAGGCATTCGCCGACGGCGAAGCGGGCAGTGCCCATGTGAACTCCGAGCATTTCCAGACCGCCGGCAAGGAACTGCCCAAGTACCTGCGGATCACCCCGAAGGTCATCAGCCAGACCATCGAGCAGGACGACTGGGACGAGTTGGGCGAGATGTCGGTCGACTGA
- a CDS encoding alpha/beta hydrolase → MAVCWSVHRKRTAPFAAELAADLGVPVFCNRYRLAPEHPYPAAINDCFTALQWLHVQADELGIDRQRIVIGGHSAGGGLAAVLAQRADDAELPVAQQTLVYPMLDERTGFGDQVGQRGRIGWDAASNRYGWSSYLGHQPIVADRPWAAARRRKDLSGLPPTWIGVGDLDLFHDEDLEYAQRLRRAGVPTELVVVPGMYHAAERDVPDAPSMIDFTSRMRANMRRALSGSATGGQ, encoded by the coding sequence GTGGCGGTCTGTTGGTCGGTTCACCGGAAACGCACCGCACCGTTCGCTGCCGAACTTGCCGCCGATCTCGGCGTACCGGTCTTCTGCAATCGTTACCGGCTCGCACCCGAACACCCCTATCCCGCGGCCATCAACGACTGTTTCACCGCATTGCAGTGGCTGCACGTCCAGGCCGACGAACTCGGGATCGACCGGCAACGGATCGTGATCGGTGGCCACAGCGCCGGCGGCGGTCTGGCCGCGGTGCTGGCCCAACGGGCTGACGACGCAGAGCTGCCGGTGGCCCAGCAGACGCTGGTCTACCCGATGCTGGACGAACGAACCGGTTTCGGTGATCAAGTCGGACAACGCGGTCGGATCGGTTGGGATGCAGCATCGAATCGGTACGGCTGGAGCAGCTATCTGGGTCATCAACCGATCGTCGCCGACCGGCCGTGGGCGGCCGCCAGGCGGCGCAAGGATCTTTCCGGCCTGCCACCGACGTGGATCGGCGTCGGTGATCTCGACCTCTTCCACGACGAGGATCTGGAGTACGCACAGCGGCTTCGGCGAGCCGGCGTACCGACCGAACTGGTGGTCGTACCGGGCATGTATCACGCCGCCGAACGTGACGTACCGGACGCACCGTCCATGATTGATTTCACTTCCCGCATGCGGGCCAACATGCGGCGCGCACTGAGCGGATCAGCCACCGGCGGGCAGTGA